agaaaagaggggcgattgaagacgctgccttcccctttagggagagactctgtgtgcgcgtctctctctctctctctctctctcccctgcgtgtctctctctctctctctctctctctcacacacacacacacacacacacacacacacacacacacacagagcccacctctcgcttccccccaccttccccccttttaaaaaccttttaaaaagtgaggattctttttctttctattgcttgtctgtagagctgcccctttaaggatttttactggtaccgggatcgctgccggtggcttctcgctgtttaggagctgctaaaagttaacattttgtgggtaagagaagcagttaggaccagcagattatctcaccccgctttcctgctggctcaattgctacaattgctaccatttaccattttaattgctgctcaactgccttgttttctacagtatctcttatcagccggtagcctctttgctatcagtgctacaaagtgctacattgttggaactttcgctcttaagtcttgggctggctggtagagatccttatttgctatacgtactgcatcacacagatagattccattatactgtactggtttaaatttaagaagctccagtgtagcagattgctattaagtgagtccccacctgggaggagagagagagagagagcagcccttcggaggagctccctccctccctccctcacgaacatcccagggccggggagagagggctgggccagggacgcacacacttcccttccctcagactccctctcacggagtttggtggtggctgttgcccgtccttttctttcagtcaagaatcctgccccgcagggagccagggagcaagaggggcactgctcctgacgtaataaaaacaagacattccctgaaaataagccacccagtgtttttttgagggaaaaaagttataagacggtgtcttaaaatgtgagaaacacggtatatgttaACTGTCTCATATCCCTTTTATCTTGTCACTAGGCTGCTCTTTGGAGTTTATTGCACTCGCTTAGGGATCGTTTCTCAGAATCAAGGAGTTAGAAGTAAGCTTTCAGATAAGTGAGCCCCCCAAAAAGTGCCGCTTTTGGACTCGGAAGGGGAAAATGGAGCTGTCAGGAATGAAAAAGAAGAGTTTGCTAGGaatcaaagaaaataataaaaagtccAGCACTAGGTAATAATTGTCTGAATGTTCAAGGCCTCACCCCTCTTGGGGGATCTGTGCAGACTCCTAGGGATTTCCCATCAAGCATGAGGAATTAGAAATGCATCTTCCCCTCCTTTTCATAATCTCCATATACAGTATTCCACACCATTGGCTTTCTTTCATGAAGCCGCTCCATAGTGTAAACACTGGGGATTTGTCTCTTAGCATCTTTGTAGCAatgacatttctttcttttgttgcaACTGAAATTGTGGGGTTGGAAATTAAGTTTCTCAACCTTTGTTCATTAAAGGGCTCCCTCTCCTACCAAGCGCAAGGACCGTACAGAAGAAAAGTCCAAGGACAGGTCCAAAGACAAGCCAGCTACAAAGGAGTCGAGTGAAAAGGATCGCGGGCGCGACAAAACTCGCAAGAGGCGCAGCGCCTCCAGTGGTAGTAGCAGCACCAGGTAAGCAGAGTCAGGAATTCTTGGGTTTCTGAAGGCCATTTCAAGGACCAGGCCTTCCCAAGGATTCTTAATCGGCTGTTAAAAAATGATGCCGCCATGCTCAGAAAGTGCAAACCTTTTAACTTTTCAGATGTTGGATACAGAAATGGAGTTGTGGTGGATGTCTCCACTATGCCCTACTTGTGAGATTCCCAGGAATGTAGGGCAGTTAAGCTTGAGAACTTAAAATATGCCCCTTGATCTGAACCAGCAGGCCGGTTGTAAGCTGAGTGAAGCAGTAATGCTAAACACATATTTGACTTCAGGTCCTCTTCTCTGATTGAGATATTGGGGGTTTGTGTGTGGTTTCTCACAGGAGGTCTGTTTGAACCCAAATGATCTGTTTGGAGGTGAGGCCCTTCTTGGTTCATCTTTAGAAGATGTGTGTCCTGCATTTACaaaggggtgtatgtgtgtgtgttatgggcaCTTCAACTGGAACACCCTCCAAAGGGAGGTAATTTCAGAgaccattaaaacatttttctttgcctGAGCATTTTAGACGGTGGCATTATTAGTGGGCTGAATGGTATTTCTGATTCTTCATTAAATTGGTTTTATAAGGTATTTGTAATTTGAGGTGACTTTTGTATATTGCTCTGAAATCTGTTTTGGGACAAATGAATACAATAAGTGAAATGATTTAGAAAGAGCATCACCTCTGCATTTGGAGGTGGCCAGGTTTGGGTTGGAACTGCAAAAGACAATGGTGTGTTCTTTCCAACACCTTCAGAAGTTCTTGGGGGTTATCGGGAGAACACCCTTGCTGCCATTAGTCTCTTGCATGACACCTTCTCTGCCAGGTCTCGCTCCAGTTCCACATCCAGTTCTGGTTCTAGCTCCAGCACCGGCTCCAGCAGTGGCTCCAGCTCCTCCTCCGCGTCAAGCCGCTCTGGGAGTTCAAGCACCTCCCGCAGTTCCAGCTCCAGCAGCTCCTCGGGTTCTCCAAGCCCATCTCGACATCGGCACGACAACAGGAGGCGTTCCCGTTCAAAGTGAGTCTAGATTATTGGAGGCTGCTGGCTACTTTTATATCCATTCGCCTTGATAAGTGCTTCCTgtaagacaggggtgggggacccttTTCAGCTCAAAGGCCATGTTCCTTTCATGGGGAGCGGCAAATGCTAGCAgtgggccagaggcagaagtgggcaaAATAACAGATTGTCCTGTTCTTTGCCTTTTGAATCTCATctttgggaacctgtgttatATGAAAAAGATGCTTCTAAATTTCAAACTTTGTCAATAGTGTCAaataaagcagcgtttctcaaccgctgttccgcggcacactagtgtgccgcgagacgctggctggtgtgccgcgacgtgcggcgacgagaagggcgatttgcattgtcatgtgcctgccGGCCGCCAATAActaacactgacccgccggaaaggaagccggccaggtcacgacgtggagcgagcgcagctctcaacagccaccaccacaggagggtggttttagagaaacttaaagaagctggctggatgagctcaacctgaaacttgctgagcaaaggattgtgctggcagagaaatcagcggcttgtgaagccttattacaggagattgcaaccaacacagcaattggcaagtgtttcttacagtcataattatatagtcaatatagggcggaacagagttaaattttttaacttttttaatggtggtgttcctcgtgatttttttcatggaacaagtgtgccttggcccaaaaaaggttgagaaacactgaaataaagGTCCCtccaagccaggcataggcaaccttggctctccagatgttttggaactacaactcccatgatccctgaccactgacatctggagagccaaggttgcctatgcctgcctaagccctactgaatttaaGTTAAGCCTCAATAGTTACTCACTTCACCCTTTTAGCATAATTATTTCTTGAAAACTATCAATGGCCTTTTTTTTTAGTAACAAATTTAGCAAGGAATACAGAATAAGAtcactggtgggtttttttgtcatGCTGCATTGATAGGAGTTAATGAAGAGCTTGAGTTGCAGATCCATATGTTTAAATTTTTGTTTGACACTTTTTGTTTATTTCCACCAGGTCTAAACCGCCCAAGAGAGATGAAAAGGAACGGAAGAGGAGGAGTCCATCACCGAAACCTACCAAAGTACATGTTGGGAGACTCACCAGAAATGTGACTAAGGTAACAGATGCCTGTTGTTCACTTGTACCCAGAAAGAAGTAAAAAGGCCAAAGGGGGTAGGGAAACAAAATTCCCCcagaaccaatggtctgactcagtataagacagcttcctgtaaGTCCATATTGAATATGAATGCTGGGGATGCTATTGACCAAGGGTCCCTCCCAGTATTGATACACTAGATCTCTATAAGGGAGAATGATGTTGTGCTCAGGCTCTGCTTGTGAGTGGCTTGACCCCTGTGAGAACAGTGTGCTAGACtatatgggccactggcttggtccagcaggctgttctaatttatatatatatataaaaatgtaaaggggacCTGCGCGTGTGCATTGACCTTtcgccaaaaccgcttgaccgattacgttcaaattttgacacaacgtcaaaTGTGAATGTCTGAGTAACACCATGCCCATTggtaagacagatgtcacacctacaccaagtaaaacccccaaaacagggtccATCAGAACGCTCAAATCACACagccggggaagctgggaaatagaaggcagaagaggttgcaacacagcgccctctagcagcggctacactggtactacagctagctagaaaaccttggccctctattggaggctacactggtactgcagctactagaCCGAATGGGGGCTCGCATTTACAGACTAGgcagaatggaggtggggactcaccTGGGTGTGGGttgcggggaggagggggcgggataggtcatggatcgggacagggtggggggaatcacagggatgagccacagcaatgtgtggcctggccagctagtgctCCTATAGATACAACTGAGTAAAGTTCAGGTAACCTGGGAAGCAAAACTGTTGAATCATTTCAATGTGTAATTGAATGGTCTTCACTCTTTTTGTTCAAATCCAGTTAAAGGGGCATGTGTGTGTTGCTGCTTCCGCCGCTGCCCTTTCAGTGTTTTGTTATGAAGATGGAAGGTAATGAACGTTTGCCATGAGCATTAAGGAgcttgcttttcctcttccaGGACCACATAATGGAAATATTTTCCACTTATGGAAAGATCAAAATGATTGATATGCCAGTTGACAGACTCAACCCACACCTTTCAAAGGGTTATGCATATGTAGAATTTGAGAATCCAGATGATGCTGAGAAGGCATTGAAGCACATGGATGGAGGTGGGTTTCAGAGGCTGGCTGCATTGTTAAGACTGAAAAATCTTTATGCTGTAATGTGAGATGATCCCCCCATTAAACAAGGGTTTCAGATTTCCCAAAAGTGATATAGGTTCTACCAGCTAGGAGGGCTCTTTGCAGAGCACACCTGAACAAAATAAGGCTCTGGGTTCTTCAAGTTTTActcttataataataaaaatatatctttttACCTGTATGACTTCTTTTTGAAAAAATCAACCTTGTCTGCCAGGAATATGGGCTGGTGGGACCTCTGTGACCACACAATTTTGGTTTCTGGCCCAAAGTGAGAAGGGTGGATCATCCTGATGAAAATGGCCCCCAAGGTAAACTGCATTCTCCAGAAAGGCAATGGACTTGTGGGCATGAGCAAATACCTTGGAATAAGTTGGCAGCAATTATTCATAAAGAAAGCAGAGGCTTGTCCCAGGAAAAACTTGCAGTCCCATGCTGGACATTAAAAAATGTATAGTGTAGGTCAGAGGTTATGAAtctcttttttttcttgggggCTAATGACCCACAGAGGGAATTAGTCAGGGAACTGGGCCTGATTGTAATAGGTAAGCAAAGTGATGTTTGTGGCTCCCCAATGTCTTTTTGGTATCTTCTTGCATGTATGTGCTACACCTGTGTATTACTATCTCCCTCTAGGTTCCCTGCTCCCCCACACCACTGCCATAGTTTGACCTTCCCTAGTGAGCAAGAAGGCAGAGGCTGCAGGGGGCCTTTGCGTCAATCCCTCCACCCTGCTGAAACAAATCAACTTTCTGCTTCTGTGATCTTTAAATAGGGCAGATTGATGGTCAGGAGATCACTGCCACGGCTGTCCTGACTCCTCGGCCCAGGATGCCTCTCAGGCGTTTCTCCCCTCCGCGGAGGATGTTGCCGCCACCACCCATGTGGCGTCGTTCTCCACCTCGCATGAGGAGAAGGTAGGTTGCCTTTGTGGAGCTGGGTAAGCCAGAGGGGCTTAGCTGTTTACAGCTGGTAGGAgctctgtccatggaggcaaaCTAAAAAGGACACCTGCGGACTCAAATGAGTCACACCAAGGATGGGCAGTGAGTTACTTCCTGCACTACAGCTGATGGTGAACAAAGACTGTCCCTGCAGAAAGTATTTGAAGGATAGGCGCCCCCTTCCAGAGCATTAGCATCAGTTTGtttgtatgccgcttttccaCAACAGTGCTCAAAGTGACTCACAGCATATCAAATGTACATTAATAAATccagcaattttattttaaaaaatacattaaatacattaGGGGAAGGCAGGTGGAAGTACTTTCTGATCTAGGAActgagaaaatatttattttatttagttattatacAGTTGCTATATTGCTTTCTGCATGAGGGTTCATTTGGAAAATGTTAGCATGCTGAACTGCCTTCACCCTTTAGGATATTTTAACTGCTCTTGAATGCTGTTGAATAAAAAGGGACTGACTAGATAAGTGTGGATTACTTTAGATATCCATCCATTCTCCTAACTGAAGCTCTGCTCTCTTCCTCACAACTATCTATTCCCTTTCAGGTCCAGGTCTCCCAGGCGCAGATCCCCGGTTCGCAGACGGTCACGATCCAGATCTCCAGGCCGCAGGCGTCACCGCAGCCGATCCAGTTCCAACTCTTCCCGATAAAATGTGGGACTTggcagctttttgtttttttcgttgttttttttaaacttaaAAGTGCATTCAGTTTAAAAATTGTacctttgaaaaataaaagaggaatgaAAATGAAACGAAGGGACCTAGCCTAGTGTCTTGGGCCCAGCAGGGTGAACTGTGGACTTTTGTTGGACTTAAAGTCCTTTTTAAAGGGAGCTTTGGTTTGCAAGTTCTCAACAAGAAACATTGTTCTTTAGACATGATACTGTCCTCTTAAGTCCAGTGAAGTCTCTTGTTTTTAGGATATGTCAAAAATAAACTTATACTGTTGGAAGTAAGAAATGGCAGGCTGCAAGAAAACCCTAAGCAAATTTATATACGGActggttcctctccccccccccccgccaccctcaGCTCTTAGGGATGTTGGCACACAGAAACGCTTTCTCGTATTCCTTGCTGCTGGTGCATTTAACCAGCAAGAGAACTGGGGGGCTAGGACTAGTGTTCTTTTTAAGGCATCCCTTCCTTTACTAAAATGTTTTTGGTGCATTGTTCACATGACCTGTCCTTGCCAAGACCGATGTAAATGCTTTCGCTTTTAGAAGATGTGAAACAAATAGGCAGAAAAGCTATTTCTCTTGCCACCTTCCTCCTGGGGTGGAAGGTGATGATTCTGAGACCATTTGGGATAACTAGTGTTCATTTTGCAAAAGGCCAAGAGAATTGCAACCTATTGTACAGTCATTACTATAAAGTTTGATTTTTGTATACCTTTAGCATCTTGTAGTCATGTTGTTGGTACTTGTGTGGAATGGCAAGACTGAATAAACCAATAAGGTTTGGAATAAATGTGTATGGATTCTTTTGTATTCGAGAAATGTGATGGCGGTTCTGTGTGCTTAAAATTTTACCACTGAATCCTGCAATGGATATGGTGGTTTCTCAGTCCAGTTTTCAGTGAGGCATCCAAATACACCATCTCCACCTGCTCAGAACAGGTGAGTGTGTAGGACAGGGGTCTTCAAACAAAGATCCGCGGGCCAGATCCGGACCACTAGGCTCGTAAATCTGGACCCTGCCACCTGCTTGGTCAGTCCCTGCGTGCTGAGATAAACCTGGCGTGGTGTTTCCTTGAAAAGAAGCTGCGGATGCctcaccacgggggggggggggcgctgggcggGTGGCGacgcttctgcggcttccgattagctgcaggaagctcctgcagccaatcggaagcttgCGGACACCTCGCtgcaccggggtgggggtggggactgactgagcttccgatcggctgcaggaAGCTCATATCTTTCAAATCGTCATTTTTCAAATCTTtcaaagaattgtagatttggaaagggaccacgagggtcatctagtccaaaataTGCAGGAACATTTTGCCCAATGTAAGGCTTGAACCCTGATAGGAAGAGACTCCTGCTCTACAGAATGAGCTACACTCTGGCTTAGGAAGCAGCCATTCCAGAAGCACAACCTGTCATCATGGGAGCCTCCGTTTTCCCCTGAAACAAAATACGATTGCCCGCGGGGTTCATTTCCCGCCTTTTAGGCCATGATTAAGGGGGAGTGGGCTAGACCACTGCAAGATGTAAGAAAGATTCTGCAGGAGCTTGGTGACTTCACAGATGAACTAACTGTTCCACTCTGATTAattactatttaaaaaataaaaatgcaactagCAAGGCCATTTTagaagaggcagatgaggggcTGTGGTGCTCAAGACAGTCAGCAAGTCTTGGGACAGATTTCAGGGTTGggggtagtggttaagagtattGGATTAGGTAGGATCCCAGGGAGCAAGATTCACTTTCCTGTTCAGCTGCAAAGCTCTATGGGTGATCTTGGCCAACTcaataacctacctcacaggattgttgtgagaataaaaatggagaggagggagaacaTACACGCCAACCTCCAAACCCCTTGGATAAAGAATGGGGtatggataaaataaataaataaaatgaataaaattcaaCCCAAGAGTGAAACCAGTAACACCCCACCCAGAGTCTCAAAAACAGCGCGATAGAAACTTTATCGTTACTGtctctttaagaaaaaaaagaagggcGGAAGAGAAAGGGGCAGGGCCGGGAGAGCGCGAGAGCTGCGCAAGAAAGATCAGCAGATTCGACAGGCTCGGCTCGAGGCAGGAGCGTCGATTCGGCGGCTGCTGTTGAGACAAACGTATTACTCGGAGTGTTGAGGACGGACCGTAGAGAgttatatatatgaaaaagaaaaaaggtagcgCAACACACAGACATAAACTTCCGGTAAAAAGCGACGCCGCTGGTGGTTCCGCCGCAATTAGGCACCATAGAGAGCGCGAAGCAAAAGCTAGAATGACGCTTGATTGGGTTTCCGGTCCACATGCCTGGAGAGTGTCTTGGCGGGGTCGCTGTTAGCCGTGGCATCATTTCTGCCCTTGGTGAGGCGTCGCCGGGCTGGGGTGGCGAGGAGGTGGGGACTTCTAAAGGCGGGAGGCGAGGGGCTGAGGCGTTTCTCCCTCACGCTGGGCGGTCCTGTTCTACACATCAGCGTAGGGTttcagtcccactgaactcagtgagactcaCTTTCGAGTAGGCATGTCTTGGGTTCCGTGTTACGGTAATTTCCAGAGcaacagccgtgttggtctttcggtgcagcaaaaaacaagcaaaacccaGCGAAGAAATATTGTGGCTCCTTAAATACTTAACGCGTTTACAGTATTTTGGCTTAAGCTTTTTGTGGTCGGCAGCACATTTGTTGAAGTGGGTTTTAAAGGTTGTGCTATAAAAATTTTGTTATGTTTCTAAGGTGCCGTGAGACTCATTGTTGCGGTGCTAACCAATGCGTGTCTACTCAGAACTGAGTTCACTGGGGCTTATTCCTAGGTAAGCAGATAGAGGATTGCAGGCTTAGTCTGAAGTTTCCCTTAGGCTCACATA
The Zootoca vivipara chromosome 14, rZooViv1.1, whole genome shotgun sequence DNA segment above includes these coding regions:
- the RNPS1 gene encoding RNA-binding protein with serine-rich domain 1 isoform X1 yields the protein MELSGMKKKSLLGIKENNKKSSTRAPSPTKRKDRTEEKSKDRSKDKPATKESSEKDRGRDKTRKRRSASSGSSSTRSRSSSTSSSGSSSSTGSSSGSSSSSASSRSGSSSTSRSSSSSSSSGSPSPSRHRHDNRRRSRSKSKPPKRDEKERKRRSPSPKPTKVHVGRLTRNVTKDHIMEIFSTYGKIKMIDMPVDRLNPHLSKGYAYVEFENPDDAEKALKHMDGGQIDGQEITATAVLTPRPRMPLRRFSPPRRMLPPPPMWRRSPPRMRRRSRSPRRRSPVRRRSRSRSPGRRRHRSRSSSNSSR
- the RNPS1 gene encoding RNA-binding protein with serine-rich domain 1 isoform X2, which translates into the protein MELSGMKKKSLLGIKENNKKSSTRAPSPTKRKDRTEEKSKDRSKDKPATKESSEKDRGRDKTRKRRSASSGSSSTSSSTGSSSGSSSSSASSRSGSSSTSRSSSSSSSSGSPSPSRHRHDNRRRSRSKSKPPKRDEKERKRRSPSPKPTKVHVGRLTRNVTKDHIMEIFSTYGKIKMIDMPVDRLNPHLSKGYAYVEFENPDDAEKALKHMDGGQIDGQEITATAVLTPRPRMPLRRFSPPRRMLPPPPMWRRSPPRMRRRSRSPRRRSPVRRRSRSRSPGRRRHRSRSSSNSSR
- the RNPS1 gene encoding RNA-binding protein with serine-rich domain 1 isoform X3, giving the protein MAPSPTKRKDRTEEKSKDRSKDKPATKESSEKDRGRDKTRKRRSASSGSSSTRSRSSSTSSSGSSSSTGSSSGSSSSSASSRSGSSSTSRSSSSSSSSGSPSPSRHRHDNRRRSRSKSKPPKRDEKERKRRSPSPKPTKVHVGRLTRNVTKDHIMEIFSTYGKIKMIDMPVDRLNPHLSKGYAYVEFENPDDAEKALKHMDGGQIDGQEITATAVLTPRPRMPLRRFSPPRRMLPPPPMWRRSPPRMRRRSRSPRRRSPVRRRSRSRSPGRRRHRSRSSSNSSR